The Geodermatophilaceae bacterium NBWT11 genome has a segment encoding these proteins:
- a CDS encoding alpha/beta hydrolase produces MRFLGRLARPDGSVPVVPVSPDVSVRLFRPAGPGPFPALLWVHGGGLVSGTAAMDDAFCRRVSEELGAVVASVEYRLAPEHPFPTPLEDCWTALTWLAGRADVDPARVAVGGASAGGNLAAGTVLLARERGLDLVFQLLVYPMLDDRTTAHADPSAVRVWTPGSNRFGWSSYLGDTAEVSPLAAPARAEDLTGQPPAWIGVGTHDLFHAEDVEHARRLRAAGVEVELLEVPGAYHGFDAVQGAAAVSREFRDAQVAALRRALVG; encoded by the coding sequence ATGCGGTTCCTCGGGCGGCTGGCCCGGCCCGACGGCAGCGTGCCGGTGGTCCCGGTGTCCCCCGACGTGTCGGTGCGGCTGTTCCGGCCCGCCGGGCCCGGCCCGTTCCCGGCCCTGCTGTGGGTGCACGGCGGCGGGCTGGTGTCGGGCACGGCCGCGATGGACGACGCGTTCTGCCGCCGGGTGAGCGAGGAGCTCGGCGCCGTGGTCGCCTCGGTGGAGTACCGGCTGGCCCCCGAGCACCCCTTCCCCACCCCGCTGGAGGACTGCTGGACGGCGCTGACCTGGCTGGCCGGCCGGGCCGACGTCGACCCCGCCCGGGTGGCCGTGGGCGGCGCGAGCGCCGGGGGCAACCTGGCCGCCGGCACCGTCCTGCTGGCCCGGGAGCGCGGCCTGGACCTGGTGTTCCAGCTGCTGGTCTACCCGATGCTCGACGACCGGACGACGGCGCACGCCGACCCGTCGGCGGTGCGGGTGTGGACCCCGGGCTCCAACCGCTTCGGCTGGTCGTCCTACCTGGGTGACACGGCGGAGGTCTCCCCGCTGGCCGCGCCGGCCCGCGCCGAGGACCTGACCGGTCAGCCCCCGGCCTGGATCGGGGTCGGCACGCACGACCTCTTCCACGCCGAGGACGTCGAGCACGCCCGCCGGCTCCGGGCCGCCGGCGTCGAGGTCGAGCTGCTCGAGGTGCCTGGTGCCTACCACGGCTTCGACGCCGTCCAGGGCGCCGCGGCTGTCTCCCGGGAGTTCCGGGACGCCCAGGTGGCCGCCCTGCGCCGGGCGCTGGTGGGCTGA
- a CDS encoding endonuclease gives MDGADGRTALRLVTFNTHHGVGDDGRHDLARIAALLHDTDADVICLQEVDRHFGDRSKTVDQAAVLAEGLGRSLAWGPAIDRDGPTRDAPRRQYGNAVLSRLPMVDDSVHRLPGDGEPRAAVRAVLGVGDRTLTVVATHLSSGSMRERAAQATALVDLLPGPGSASLVVGDLNATAGAPELVPLRTRLADAWQQAGSRGDQARGWQLWKRDQGLTHPARRPRVRIDQVWVSPEVRVTAARVLDGSACSDHHPLQVDLVVG, from the coding sequence ATGGACGGAGCCGACGGCAGGACCGCTCTGCGGCTGGTCACCTTCAACACCCACCACGGCGTCGGGGACGACGGCCGGCACGACCTGGCCCGGATCGCTGCGCTGCTGCACGACACCGACGCCGACGTGATCTGCCTGCAGGAGGTCGACCGGCACTTCGGTGACCGGAGCAAGACCGTCGACCAGGCCGCCGTGCTCGCCGAGGGGCTGGGGCGGTCCCTGGCCTGGGGCCCGGCGATCGACCGGGACGGGCCCACCCGGGACGCGCCCCGCCGGCAGTACGGGAACGCCGTGCTGTCCCGGCTGCCGATGGTCGACGACTCGGTGCACCGCCTGCCCGGGGACGGCGAACCGCGGGCCGCGGTGCGCGCGGTGCTCGGCGTGGGCGACCGGACGCTGACCGTGGTGGCCACCCACCTGTCCAGCGGCTCCATGCGCGAGCGGGCCGCGCAGGCCACCGCGCTGGTCGACCTGCTGCCCGGGCCGGGCTCGGCGTCCCTGGTGGTCGGCGACCTGAACGCGACGGCCGGCGCCCCCGAGCTCGTGCCGCTGCGCACCCGGCTCGCCGACGCCTGGCAGCAGGCCGGCAGCCGGGGCGACCAGGCCCGGGGCTGGCAGCTCTGGAAGCGCGACCAGGGCCTGACCCACCCCGCCCGCCGTCCCCGGGTGCGGATCGACCAGGTCTGGGTCTCCCCCGAGGTGCGGGTCACCGCGGCCCGGGTGCTCGACGGCTCGGCGTGCTCGGACCACCATCCCCTGCAGGTCGACCTCGTCGTCGGCTGA